The following coding sequences lie in one Apteryx mantelli isolate bAptMan1 chromosome 6, bAptMan1.hap1, whole genome shotgun sequence genomic window:
- the WIPF1 gene encoding WAS/WASL-interacting protein family member 1, with protein sequence MPVPPPPAPPPPPTLALANTEKPSLSRSEQAGRNALLSDITKGKKLKKTVTNDRSAPILDKPKGPGGGGGGFGGGGGGSGGSGGFGGGGGGGSSFGGGGPPGLGGLFQAGMPKLRSTASRDADAGGSRPPVLPPGGRSAAAKPFSPPSGPARFPGPPSGQRSAAPEPQRNRLPPPRPDFGSKPDGGPPPVPNTPRPVASSLHNRGSPPVPGVSRQPSLGPTPPPFPGSRNAAFGGSVRQSIPSSSSPFSSRPPLPPTPGRPADDKPPPPPPPAGHRPPGGGRDAALPPPPPQNSKPPVPASPRPPLGAPAPPAPPSRPGPPPVPPAPGGGDEMPRLPQRNASLGAAAPGPASGGRAGPLPPPPPPAERPPPPVRDPPGRAGPLPPPPPLSRNGSTSRALPATPQLPSRAGLESQRGGPRPPLPPDRPGTGAPPPPPAPAVRNGFQESCDDEWESRFSFHPISDLPPPEPYVPVNKSYPSKLARNESRGGSGRKERGAPPLPPIPR encoded by the exons GCAAATACTGAAAAGCCATCCTTAAGCAGGTCAGAGCAAGCTGGGCGGAATGCTCTGTTATCTGATATTACCAAAGGAAAAAAGCTAAAGAAGACTGTTACTAATGACAGAAGTGCTCCAATTCTAGACA AACCCAAAGGAcctggtggaggtggtggtggctttggaggaggcggcggtggcagcggcggcagcgggggctttggtggtggcggtggtggtggcagcagctTCGGTGGAGGTGGACCACCTGGCCTTGGAGGCCTTTTTCAAGCAGGAATGCCAAAGCTCAGATCTACTGCCAGTCGAGATGCTG ATGCCGGGGGAAGCAGGCCGCCGGTGCTCCCGCCTGGAGGCAGGTCAGCAGCTGCCAAGCCTTTTTCTCCTCCGAGCGGGCCAGCCCGATTCCCGGGACCACCTTCCGGACAGAGAAGCGCTGCTCCTGAGCCGCAGAGGAACCGCCTGCCGCCCCCCAGACCCGACTTCGGCTCCAAGCCCGACGGCGGGCCTCCTCCGGTGCCGAACACTCCGCGCCCTGTTGCCTCCAGCCTGCACAACCGGGGGTCCCCCCCGGTGCCAGGGGTGAGCCGGCAGCCCAGCCTCGGGCCCACGCCTCCGCCTTTCCCGGGCAGCCGCAACGCCGCCTTCGGAGGGTCCGTTCGCCAGTCGATTCCGAGCTCGTCGTCCCCCTTCTCCAGCAGGCCCCCGCTGCCGCCCacgccggggcggccggccgacgacaagccgccgccgccgccgccccccgccgggcaccggccccccggcggcggccgggacgcggcgctgccgccgccgccgccgcagaaCAGCAAGCCGCCGGTGCccgcctcgccgcggccgccgctcggcgccccggcgcccccggcgccccccagccgcccggggccgccgcccgtcccgccggcgcccggcggcggcgacgAGATGCCGCGGCTGCCGCAGCGCAACGCGTCGCtgggcgccgcggcgcccggcccggcgtcggggggccgcgcggggccgctgccgccgccgccgccgcccgccgagcgcccgccgccgcccgtgcgCGACCCGCCGGGCCGAGCAG GCCCCCTGCCGCCACCACCTCCCCTGAGCAGGAACGGCAGCACGTCGAGAGCCCTGCCGGCTACTCCGCAGCTGCCCTCCCGCGCAGGGCTGGAAAGCCAGAGAGGGGGGCCGAGGCCACCGCTGCCCCCGGACCGGCCAGGCaccggagcgccgccgccgccgcctgcaccCGCCGTCAGGAACGGCTTCCAGGAGTCGTGTGACG atgagtGGGAGAGCAGATTTTCTTTCCATCCTATATCTGACTTGCCACCTCCAGAGCCATATGTACCTGTGAACAAAAGTTATCCAAGTAAACTAGCAAGAAATGAAAGCAGAG GTGGCTCTGGCCGAAAAGAAAGAGGTGCTCCCCCTCTTCCGCCTATACCAAGGTGA